Within Lolium rigidum isolate FL_2022 chromosome 5, APGP_CSIRO_Lrig_0.1, whole genome shotgun sequence, the genomic segment ctcaaatccggaccaaaacgaggaaccgggggtctgactgggccgtttttcgccgtccggatgaaaaaaagtggccgtggggggctctgtggggagacgagtggagatgctcttacacactGAACTTTAGTCTCTATAGTGTTCAGTGCACTGCCTCCACATGCTCGAATTGTTTTGCCCAAGTATCATTTTCACACGCTTTGGACAACCAAAAGCTTGATCATCATGTGAGCACAGGGAAGTGCGGCGCAGTTGCATGCCTGGGTATCTGAGTTTCTCACTATAAATACATCATAGGGCCTCACGACAAGGCCCATGAATCAAAAACTACCTTCTCTCACACTCACTCTCATCAACCCGACCAGCACTCCGGTGATCTGCGTATGTCTCTGAGGCAGTGTAGCTCCTTAGTTGGTGTCATTGACAGGGAGCTCTCTACAAAAAAAGATGAAGATTGGCAAGGCCCCGGCACTCCTGAAGAAGGCCGTGAGCATGTGCAAGAGCAAGACCAGCGTGCTAGCGGCAAGGCTCCTCGTCCTCGCATCGTTCCACCGCAGGATGGTCATGGCCGGTGTGATCTCTAACAAGATCCAGTCGCTGATGGTGGCTGCCGACCGGGTGATGGTGAGAGTGGATAGCTGTCACAAGGCTCTTGTACTGCGGAAGGCCGAGAAGTCGCTGGCGATCTATGGGGGTCAGATTGTTGATGATCTCTCTCATCAAATCAAACTGTTCGACCAAGAAGAAAATTGTGATGGTGGCTGCCCTGACTGGACATTGCACTCCATCTTCAACGATGACGACAATTGTTCCTACATTGATGAGTACGAGGGGGATGATCATGAGCTGTCGGCGATGGATGTAATCAGCAGCAATCGAGATGTAGAGAGGTTGGAGTATAACAAGGAAGACGACATCGACCAGGCTGCCGAAATATTCATCAGGAGATTTCGAGAGCAGATGAACAAAAGCTTTTAGTGGTCCTTTGTTTTGGTATATCAACATGATACTGTGTTTAGAAAGCGTTGACAAAATGATAGTAGTGGTGGGTGAGAGAGAACAATACAGTCGATGGTCTCAGATGCATGGATTTAAAAGTTTTGTCCACCCCCAGCATATATAGGAAGTTTTGCAGCCGTCCAGAAGTTGGAagttttagggcatctccaaccgcgcgaccaaaacggacgcgctaggccgtccgttttgggccgtttgggtcgccgcccggacacgcggacagcgccccgcgtccgcgtgtccgtttgggtcgcgcgctgcgcccaacgcgcggacgcatcgcatagggccaatttaaacgaaatttgaacaAAATGCGAATCTAAACGAAATTTCattgaacatatgccctattttgggcaaatttgtacatagccctattttgggaaaataaaactaacaaaagaagcccctatatgggcttttaaatttaaaaaaatataaaaaccctctattagggtttggtcggcggcgcggtggccgccggtgcgccgcctagcccttgTGGgcatcgtcggcgacgtcgtcgtcgtggacgacgtccccgggcggcgacgcgctgttgtggctggaccgcgccggggactccggccacggagaccacagggcctcctcccacggtgagtgggggtccggagccacccgacgctgcggcggcgcacggagcagcgcctcctccctgaggcgctgctgcctctcctgccaggcgcggcgcctggcctcctggcgccgccgctgctccgcgcggcgcctgtcctcctgccgccgccgctcctggcggcgctcctcgtcggcgcggtgcctggcctcctcccgccgcgccgcctcctcctcctcccgtagcgcctggcgggcctgggcgtagagctcccagccctccgcctcctcgacctcccgccgGGCTGCCTCCTCCATCtcagaggtgcgaatggccgcatggaggtgcggccattgcgcctcctcctccgccgccgagatcatcagcgcggcgcggaggtccgggtcctcctccgaggactcgggcttcggctcgagcaggagaggcggcggttgcggcaatgccgcaccgccgcgagcggcctctccgatgtggaggccgcctaggTTTCTTCCCGcagcccgca encodes:
- the LOC124656582 gene encoding uncharacterized protein LOC124656582, encoding MKIGKAPALLKKAVSMCKSKTSVLAARLLVLASFHRRMVMAGVISNKIQSLMVAADRVMVRVDSCHKALVLRKAEKSLAIYGGQIVDDLSHQIKLFDQEENCDGGCPDWTLHSIFNDDDNCSYIDEYEGDDHELSAMDVISSNRDVERLEYNKEDDIDQAAEIFIRRFREQMNKSF